The following coding sequences lie in one Rutidosis leptorrhynchoides isolate AG116_Rl617_1_P2 chromosome 4, CSIRO_AGI_Rlap_v1, whole genome shotgun sequence genomic window:
- the LOC139840578 gene encoding uncharacterized mitochondrial protein AtMg00810-like encodes MGRHKRNVTYNNVFIVLLVYVDDIVITGNNIEEINNVKHSLSKTFMIKDLGKLKYFLGIEVIETEHGLSLCQRKYFLELLNEFGLLGCKPLNTSIEVNVSSYNGNEKDKVLSNITVQFMHAPITAHLKLAFRVLRYLKGSPGKGVHISKGMSLNLVAYSDSDWAKNLIGRKSITGYCVFMGNSLISWKSKKQPTVSMSSAEAEYRALAAITCEIIWILKVLNDLKLMSVLPITLCCDNSPVIQIAANPVHHERTKHFDIDWHIVREKVNSGLIKILKIDSEVNPADLFTKDKSMIWIKGENSWIEVKE; translated from the exons atggggcgtcacaaacGGAATGTTACATATAATAATGTGTTTATTGTTCTTTTagtatatgttgatgacattgtaATAACGGGAAATAACATTGAAGAAATCAATAATGTTAAACATTCTTTAAGCAAAACATTTATGATTAAAGACTTAGGGAAACTTAAATACTTTCTTGGTATTGAAGTTATTGAAACTGAGCATGGTTTGAGTTTATGTCAAAGAAAATATTTCCTTGAGTTGCTAAATGAGTTTGGTCTGCTAGGTTGTAAACCTTTAAATACTTCAATTGAAGTCAATGTTTCTTCATATAATGGAAATGAAAAGGATAAAGTTTTATCAAATATCACTGT CCAATTTATGCATGCACCAATAACTGCTCATTTAAAGTTGGCCTTCAGAGTACTTAGGTACCTCAAAGGTAGTCCAGGTAAAGGTGTTCACATTTCAAAAGGTATGTCTCTAAACCTTGTTGCATATTCAGATTCTGACTGGGCAAAGAACTTGATAGGAAGAAAGTCTATAACTGGTTACTGTGTGTTTATGGGTAACTCTTTAATTTCATGGAAAAGTAAAAAACAACCTACTGTGTCTATGTCTTCTGCTGAAGCAGAATACAGAGCACTAGCAGCTATTACTTGTGAAATCATTTGGATTTTAAAGGTGTTAAATGACTTGAAACTGATGAGTGTGTTACCTATAACTTTGTGTTGCGATAATTCACCTGTAATTCAAATTGCTGCAAATCCTGTTCATCATGAAAGGACAAAACATTTTGACATTGATTGGCACATTGTTAGAGAAAAGGTTAATAGTGGTTtaataaaaattttgaaaattgacTCTGAAGTGAATCCTGCAGATTTGTTCACAAAAG ATAAGTCAATGATTTGGATCAAAGGAGAGAATAGCTGGATAGAAGTTAaggaatga